A region from the uncultured Holophaga sp. genome encodes:
- a CDS encoding histidine triad nucleotide-binding protein, whose protein sequence is MSDPNCIFCKIAAKQIPSTIVHEDEQVVVFKDIAPQAPVHLILIPREHFSGLNELTEARSACLAHIGMVARELAGRFGVADSGWRLVSNCGPDAGQTVFHLHFHLLGGTPMGGRMV, encoded by the coding sequence ATGTCCGATCCGAACTGCATCTTCTGCAAGATTGCCGCGAAGCAGATTCCTTCCACCATTGTCCACGAGGACGAGCAGGTCGTGGTGTTCAAGGACATCGCCCCCCAGGCGCCGGTTCACCTCATCCTCATCCCCCGCGAGCACTTCAGCGGTCTGAACGAACTCACCGAGGCGCGCTCGGCCTGTCTGGCGCACATCGGGATGGTGGCCAGGGAGCTGGCCGGTCGCTTCGGGGTCGCCGACAGTGGCTGGCGCCTGGTCTCCAACTGTGGTCCCGACGCCGGGCAGACCGTCTTCCATCTCCATTTCCACCTGCTGGGGGGCACTCCCATGGGTGGACGGATGGTCTGA
- a CDS encoding tRNA (cytidine(34)-2'-O)-methyltransferase, producing the protein MFHIILHQPEIPQNTGSIGRLCVSTGNALHLVHPLGFDTSDYYLRRAGLDYWEKLAPTHYTDWEDLLQRCPAKRLWLASTKGNLAHTEVPFEKGDGIVLGCETRGLPEEILAAHAERLVRIPMPGEFHRSLNQAQAAAILLYEALRQLKAW; encoded by the coding sequence TTGTTTCACATCATCTTGCATCAACCGGAAATCCCGCAGAACACCGGAAGCATCGGCCGCCTCTGCGTCTCCACCGGCAACGCCCTCCATCTGGTCCACCCCCTGGGCTTCGACACCTCCGACTATTACCTGCGACGGGCCGGCCTGGATTACTGGGAGAAGCTCGCCCCCACCCACTACACGGACTGGGAGGACCTCCTCCAGCGCTGTCCGGCCAAGCGGCTCTGGCTGGCCTCCACCAAGGGCAACCTGGCCCACACCGAGGTCCCCTTCGAGAAGGGCGATGGCATCGTCCTGGGCTGCGAGACCCGGGGCCTGCCCGAGGAGATCCTGGCCGCCCACGCCGAACGGCTCGTCCGCATCCCCATGCCCGGGGAGTTCCACCGGAGCCTCAATCAGGCCCAGGCCGCCGCCATCCTCCTCTATGAGGCCCTGAGGCAGCTCAAGGCATGGTAA
- a CDS encoding sigma 54-interacting transcriptional regulator: MGHVGVTSNPDLLLDISRNLARYAQVEDACSAILEILESTGSFEQLTLCILDRTSGELRVATTSDPDLNTGDRVRLGVGPLGRVFESREPATEARTGGVFMAVPAIAGESTVGVVAGFRKGKTAAKADQGILESVATMLSDALRLRKRIRDGIMTELQDREPREPQRKEVAPSSNIVGSSDAMKGVFQLIQGVATTDATVLILGESGTGKELVAREIHTTSRRAGGPFVAINCAALPESIIESELFGHEKGAFTGAVSSRKGRFEQADGGTIFLDEVGELPLAVQAKLLRVLQERTFDRVGGDKPIKTDTRVLAATNRDLEAGIKAGTFREDLYWRLNVFPICLPPLRARRSDIILLADYFAEKHAHAHGKDIRRISSPAIDLLISYHWPGNVRELENCIERAVILSTDAVIHSYHLPPSLQSGESSDTAPSSTLEAAVSRLEKEMLMEALKMTSGNMAAAARRLGITERQMGFRVHRYGIDWHRYRTKK; the protein is encoded by the coding sequence ATGGGTCACGTCGGTGTAACCTCGAATCCTGATCTCCTGCTGGACATTTCGCGCAACCTGGCGAGATACGCCCAGGTGGAGGATGCCTGCAGCGCAATACTGGAGATCCTTGAGTCGACAGGCTCCTTCGAGCAGCTCACCCTCTGTATCCTGGACCGGACCTCAGGCGAACTGCGGGTGGCCACCACCAGCGATCCAGACCTGAACACGGGGGACCGGGTCCGCCTGGGGGTGGGCCCCCTGGGCCGGGTCTTTGAAAGCCGCGAACCTGCCACCGAAGCGAGGACGGGGGGCGTCTTCATGGCGGTTCCCGCCATCGCCGGTGAGTCCACCGTGGGTGTCGTGGCCGGCTTCCGCAAAGGCAAGACCGCCGCCAAGGCGGACCAGGGCATCCTGGAATCCGTGGCGACCATGCTCTCCGATGCCCTGAGGCTCCGGAAGCGGATCCGGGACGGCATCATGACCGAGCTCCAGGACCGGGAGCCCCGGGAGCCCCAGCGGAAGGAGGTGGCTCCCTCGTCCAATATCGTGGGCAGTTCTGACGCCATGAAAGGCGTCTTCCAGCTCATCCAGGGCGTGGCCACCACCGACGCCACCGTCCTGATCCTGGGAGAGTCCGGCACCGGCAAGGAACTCGTGGCCCGGGAGATCCATACCACCAGCCGCAGGGCTGGCGGCCCCTTCGTGGCCATCAACTGCGCCGCCCTGCCCGAGTCCATCATCGAAAGCGAGCTCTTCGGCCATGAGAAGGGCGCCTTCACCGGAGCCGTCTCCTCCCGCAAGGGCCGCTTCGAGCAGGCCGATGGGGGCACCATCTTCCTGGATGAGGTGGGCGAGCTGCCCCTGGCGGTCCAGGCCAAGCTGCTGCGTGTCCTCCAGGAGCGCACCTTCGACCGGGTCGGCGGGGACAAGCCCATCAAGACCGATACCCGGGTGCTCGCCGCCACCAACCGCGATCTGGAGGCCGGCATCAAGGCCGGAACCTTCCGGGAGGACCTCTACTGGCGCCTCAATGTCTTCCCCATCTGCCTGCCCCCACTCCGGGCGCGCCGCAGTGACATCATCCTCCTGGCGGACTACTTCGCGGAGAAGCACGCCCATGCCCATGGCAAGGACATCCGCCGCATCTCCAGCCCAGCCATCGACCTCCTCATCAGTTATCACTGGCCCGGCAACGTCCGGGAGCTGGAGAACTGCATCGAGCGGGCCGTGATCCTCAGCACGGACGCCGTGATCCACTCCTATCACCTGCCCCCCAGCCTCCAGTCAGGAGAGAGCTCGGACACCGCCCCCTCCTCCACCCTGGAGGCCGCCGTCTCCCGCTTGGAGAAGGAAATGCTGATGGAGGCCCTCAAGATGACCAGCGGCAACATGGCCGCCGCCGCCCGGCGCCTGGGCATCACCGAACGGCAGATGGGCTTCCGGGTCCATCGCTACGGTATCGACTGGCACCGATATCGTACAAAAAAGTAG